One window from the genome of Diceros bicornis minor isolate mBicDic1 chromosome 1, mDicBic1.mat.cur, whole genome shotgun sequence encodes:
- the LOC131410304 gene encoding butyrophilin-like protein 9: MVDFPVSLDSSQRAPLPSSLFFLTNLLLLLQPGELNSEALDEEVKVVGPEESILALVGEEVEFSCHLSPYLDAQHMEIRWFRSGPSDVVHLYQDGQELHDRQMAQFQNRTQLVTDEIADGSVILQLRGVVPADQGPYGCQFFSSDFSGVAVWELEVAGLGSDPHISLEGFKEGGIQLRCSSSGWYPKPKAQWRDHQGQCLPPETEAIIQDAQGMFSLETYVVVREGAHSNVSCSIQNPLLIQKKEFVVQIADVFLPGTSPWKRAFLGTLVALPLLPALLTALALHLSRKQRRAREKLKEQAEKDKGKLTAELGKLQTELDWRRAEGQAEWRAAQQYAVDVTLDPASAHPSLEVSEDGKSVSSRAAAPGLAAEPGGLQRFSEQTCVLSRERFSAGRHYWEVHVGRRSRWFLGACLAAVPRAGPARLSPASGYWVMGLWNRCEYFVLDPHRVALTLRVPPRRVGVFLDCEVGRLSFFNVSDSSHIFTFTDSFSGSLCAYFRPRGHDGGEHADPLTICPLPVRGIRVPEEDDSDTWLQPYEPSDPALGLW; encoded by the exons ATGGTGGATTTCCCAGTCTCCCTGGACTCGTCCCAGCGAGCACCTCTGCCCAGCAGCCTCTTCTTCCTCACcaacctcctccttctcctccagccTGGGGAGCTGAACTCAG AGGCGCTCGACGAGGAGGTCAAGGTGGTAGGCCCCGAGGAATCCATCCTGGCGCTTGTCGGGGAGGAGGTGGAGTTCTCGTGCCACCTGTCGCCGTACCTGGACGCCCAGCACATGGAGATCCGCTGGTTCCGGAGCGGCCCCTCCGACGTGGTGCACCTGTACCAGGACGGGCAGGAGCTCCACGATCGGCAGATGGCGCAGTTCCAGAACAGGACCCAACTCGTCACGGACGAGATCGCCGATGGCAGCGTGATCCTGCAGCTCCGCGGCGTCGTCCCCGCAGACCAGGGCCCATATGGGTGCCAGTTCTTCTCCAGCGACTTCTCTGGGGTAGCGGTCTGGGAGCTGGAGGTAGCAG ggctgGGCTCAGACCCTCATATCTCCCTTGAGGGCTTCAAGGAGGGAGGCATTCAGCTGAGGTGCAGCTCCAGTGGCTGGTACCCCAAGCCCAAGGCTCAATGGAGAGACCATCAAGGACAGTGCCTGCCTCCAGAGACGGAAGCCATCATCCAGGACGCCCAGGGCATGTTCAGTCTGGAAACATATGTGGTCGTCCGAGAGGGGGCCCACAGCAACGTGTCCTGCTCCATCCAGAACCCCCTCCTGATCCAGAAGAAAGAGTTCGTGGTCCAGATAGCAG ACGTATTTTTACCCGGAACCTCCCCCTGGAAGAGAGCTTTCCTCGGGACTCTGGTGGCGCTGCCGCTCCTCCCGGCTCTCCTCACGGCGCTGGCGCTGCACCTCTCTCGCAAGCAGCGGAGGGCCCGAG AAAAGCTGAAGGAGCAGGCGGAGAAGGACAAAG GGAAACTCACAGCGGAACTGG GGAAGCTTCAGACAGAACTTG ACTGGAGAAGAGCTGAAGGCCAGGCCG AGTGGAGAGCAGCCCAACAATATgcag TGGACGTGACCCTGGATCCAGCCTCGGCGCATCCCAGCCTGGAGGTCTCGGAGGATGGCAAGAGCGTGTCCTCCCGCGCGGCGGCCCCCGGCCTGGCCGCTGAGCCGGGCGGTCTGCAGCGGTTCTCGGAGCAGACGTGCGTGCTAAGCCGTGAGCGCTTCTCTGCCGGCCGCCACTACTGGGAGGTGCACGTGGGCCGGCGCAGCCGCTGGTTCCTGGGCGCGTGTCTGGCCGCAGTGCCGCGCGCAGGGCCGGCGCGCCTGAGTCCGGCCAGCGGCTACTGGGTGATGGGGCTGTGGAACCGCTGCGAGTACTTTGTCCTGGACCCGCACCGCGTCGCGCTCACCCTGCGCGTGCCGCCCCGGCGCGTGGGTGTCTTCCTGGACTGCGAGGTGGGACGGCTCTCCTTCTTCAATGTGTCCGACAGCTCCCACATCTTCACCTTCACAGACAGCTTCTCGGGCTCGCTCTGCGCGTATTTCAGGCCCAGAGGTCACGATGGCGGTGAACACGCGGATCCCCTCACCATCTGCCCGTTGCCGGTTAGAGGGATACGCGTCCCAGAAGAGGACGACAGTGACACGTGGTTACAGCCCTATGAGCCCTCAGACCCCGCCCTGGGGCTGTGGTGA